GGCCACCATCACCGGGTCGAGCACGATCCAGCGTGGGCGCCGCTGACGCAGCACATCGGCTATCACCTCGGCGACCTCGCGACTGGCCACCATGCCAATTTTGACTGCATCTATCGCCACATCATCCAGCAGGTGTTCCAACTGCTCGCGTATCGCCTGGGGCGCGACGGGGTACACCGAGGCCACCCCACAGGTATTCTGGGCAATCACCGCGGTAATCACGTTGGTGCCGTAAACGCCGAGGGCTGAAAAGGTTTTCAGATCCCCCTGCAGCCCGGCGCCCCCCGAAGGATCGGAGCCGGCGATGGTAAGCACATTGCGAAGACGGGAATGGGTAGACATGGGGCTCCTTCACGGCAAAAACGTCACTGTACGCCTAGGATACCCAAGCTGCGCGCCTTATGCTGCCGAAAACGTATATGCCATACACACAAAAGCCGCCCGAAGGCGGCTCGTTAGTGTGCATCAAGCACAGCAAACTATTCCGAGGTGTCACCTTCCGGGCTGCGGGCGTTGTAGTACGCCTGCTCTGAGATGGCGTGGTAATCCTCCACCTTCTCCTGGAATGCTTGATAGGAGTCATAGATACGCGTAGCTAATTCGCTCGATTCGGCCAGCTCGGCGACCACATCTTGCGAGTGCTCACGCGCCTGAGCCAGTACGTCGTCGGGAATGCGGCGTAGCTCGACGTCATGCTCGTTCACCAGCGTTTCCAGCGCATCGTTGTTACGCGCGGTGTACTCATCCAGTACGCTCTGGTTAATGTCGCTAATAGCGGTACGCAGGATCGCCTGCAAATCCGCTGGCAGCTCCGCGAAAGCCTCTTCGTTAACAATGGCCTCGAACATGACCGTGGGCTCGTGCCAGCCTGGATAATAGTAGTAGTCGGCGGCTTGGTGCAGGCCGAAAGCCAGATCGTTGTAAGGGCCAATCCACTCTGTTGCGTCAATCGCACCAGATTGCAGCGAAGTAAAGATCTCGCCGCCGGGCATATTCACAATCGCGACACCCATGCGACTCATCACTTCGCCACCCAGGCCCGGCATACGCATTTTCAGGCCGTCGAGATCGGCAACCGAGTTGATCTCTTTGTTGTACCAGCCGCCCATCTGGACGCCGGAGGCACCCGCCACCATGACGTCAACGCCAAAGTCATCGTACAGCTCGTTCCACAGCTCCATACCGCCGCCATAGCTTAGCCAGGCGTTCATCTCTTGAGCATTCATCCCAAACGGCACGGCGGCGAAGAACTGTGCGGCAGGCGCTTTGCCCTTCCAGTAGTAGGAAGCGGAGTGGCCTAGTTCAGCGGTACCGTCAGAAACGGCGTCAAATACCTCAAACCCCGGTACCAATTGGCCAGCCCCGAAGACTTCAATGGTCAGGCGACCATCCGACATTTCGTCGACCAGCTGGGAGAGCCGCTCGGGGCCCTGACCAACACCTGGGAAATTTTTCGGCCAGGAGGTGACCATTTTCCAGCGGAACTCGTCCTCTTGCGCCTGTGCTTGGTTATCGAAACTAGAGACCACCAGCAAACTGGCGGAAAGTGCGGTCGTCATGGCGATCGCGACGGGGAGTGTTTTGGCTTTCATACAATAACCCTCTTACTTTCTATTATTACTATTATGAGTAGGAATACTCCGCCAAGCGTAGAACACCAGGCGGTTTGCTACAGGCCATTAACGGCTATTTGCTGCTTTTTAATTAGGTTGCCACTTCTTAACGTTGATAGCAGCGATGCTTTTCAACTAACCCTTTTATTAGCCAAATTGCGCAGGTAGCCACGTTGCTAGCTGCGGGAAAAAGCTCAACATGAGCAACATACCCAGTTGCATTAGGATAAACGGTATAACACCGCGGTAAATAGCCGAAGTAGATACAGACGGCGGCGCTACGCCACGCAGATAGAACAGCGCGAAGCCGAACGGCGGCGTTAAGAACGACGTTTGCAGGTTAATCGCGATCATGATGCCCAGCCAAATCGGGTCAAGGCCCATGGCAAGCAAAATCGGCCCGACAATCGGCACCACCACAAAGGTGATTTCGATAAAGTCGAGAATAAAGCCGAGCAGGAAGATCACCAGCATAACAATGATCGTCGCGCCAACCACCCCACCAGGCATACCCTCGAACAGTTCGGTCACCATGTGTTCGCCGCCGTAAGCACGAAACACTAGCGAAAACAGCGCCGCACCGATCAGGATCAAAAATACCATGGTGGTAACGTGAGTGGTTGAACGCAGCACGTCCTTCAACGTCGCCCAATCGAGCTGACGATAGGCCAACGCCAGCACTAGAGCGCCGAATGCGCCTACCGCTGAGGCCTCTGTGGGCGTGGCAAAGCCACTAAGGATCGAGCCCAGCACCGCTACAATCAGTACCACCGGTGGCACCAGCCCTTTGAGCAGCAGCATGCCAATCCCCGAGGTATGACCAAGCTCGGCCATCAACTCTTCACGGTCGGCAGCAGGCGCCATATGCGGACGCAACCATGCCACCATAGCCACATAGATCATGTACATGACGACCAGCAGTAACCCGGGCACCAGTGCGCCCATAAACAGGTCGCCCACGGAGACCGTTTTAGGGCTGAAAATCCCCATATCCAGCTGCGCTTGCTGATACGCTGATGACAGCACGTCACCAAGCAGTACCAAGGCAATGGAAGGCGGAATAATCTGCCCCAACGTACCGGTGGCGCAGATAGTGCCGGTCGCCAGAGAGGTGCTGTAACCACGCTTTAGCATGGTGGGAAGCGACATCAGCCCCATGGTGACCACGGTGGCCCCGACGATGCCGGTAGAGGCCGCCATTAGCATGCCCACCAGGGTTACCGAAATACCCAAACCACCACGCATTGCGCCAAACAGTAACGCCATAGCGTCCAGCAGCGTCTCAGCCACTTTGGACTTTTCCAACAACACGCCCATCAAGACAAATAGCGGCACCGCCAACAGCGTTTGGTTGGTCATTATGCCGTAGAGTCGGTTAGGCAAGGCGGCAAGATAGCCACTATCAAAGTTGGCGTCGATACCGATGGCTTCCAACCCGAGCCCCATACCGGCAAACAGCAACGCCGTGCCCGCCAGAGACAGCGCTACGGGAAAGCCGAACATCAATACAATACAGATAACGGCAAATAAAATAACTGGCATAAATTCCAGCATCAAACACGCTCCTCAAGATGATTGCCACCGGCAGCAGACGGCACTATCCGCCCGGCCATCACATAGCCATTGCGCACAATTTCAATCACGCCTTGCACGATCATCAAAACGGCAAACAGCGGTATCAAGGTTTTCAGTGCATAGACTGCCGGAATACCGCCGTAGTCGGAGGAGGTTTCCAGAATGCGCCAGGAGTTGGCCACATAGCCCAGACTGGAAGCGATGATAAAGATCATCACTGGAATCAATAGCGTGATAATGCCCACGACATTGATTAACGCCTGGCGGCGCGGTGTCATGCCTCGATAGAATATGTCCACCCGCACGTGGCCGTCGTGGCGAAACGTATAGGCGGCTGCGAGCATAAACACGCTGGCGTGCATATACATCACTAGTTCTTGCATGAAGATGCTATTCACACTGAAGGCATAGCGAAGCAGTACAATAGCGAACTGAATCAACATCATAATGATGATCAGCCACGCAAGGGTACGCCCGAACCATTCGGAAGCGCGATCCAGCGCACCAATAAAAGCAGGTAGTTGTGTTGTGTCCGACATGGGAGTGTCTCGCGTAAAACGGCTAAGGGGATCAGCGTCCCAGACAATAGCGCATATACGCGGATAATGCAGCGCTCACGGAGTGCACAGCGTGCTTATTATTAAACGCTTGAACGAATTGCCGCTAAACAGGCCTCGGGCAAGGGTAAATCGACAGCAATCGGCAGGTGGTCAGAAAAGAGATGATCCAGCACCCGCACTTCGGCTGCCTCTAACGACTGCGACAACAAGATATGATCCAGCGCATGGCGCGGCTGCCAGGAGGGGTAACTGAGCAAGGGTTTAACCGGGTGCAGCGGTAACGACGCACTAAAACGCTCGTGAGCGTGCAGTTGGTCAGGGGTACAGTTGAGATCCCCCATGACCACCACGTGGCGCAGTGGTTGAATGATGTCGCTTAAGTAGTTGAGCTGCCGCACCCGGCCGCGGTGGCTTAGCGCCAGGTGGGCAACAAAGATATGCAGCGCATCCGGCCCTTCGCCAAAGCGAGCGTGAATCGCGCCGCGCCCCGGCATTGCACCCGGCAAACGGTGCTCTTCTATTTGGCTGGGTACCAAGCGCGAGAGCAAACCATTACTGTGCTGGGCAATGCGGCCCAGATTGCGATTGAGCTGTTGAACATGATGGGGAAACCCCGCTTTGGCAGCGAGATACTCCACCTGATTGACGCGGCTTGAGCGAAAACTACCGCCGTCGACCTCTTGCAGTCCCACCACGTCAAACTTGCTCAGCACTTCACCCATCACGTCCAGCCGCTTCTGGCGACGCGGATTGGGCAATAGGTGCTGCCAGCTGCGCGTAACATAGTGATGATACGCCGAGGTCTGAATGCCAACCTGCAAATTAAAGGTCAGCAAACGCAAATGCCCATCTTCAAACAGCGTCGAGCGTGGGCCATTTATGGCTGTTTCGTCACGCTCCCTAGCTTCACGTAACACGGTTACTCTGCGCGCTCTTCACGCACCTGCTCAACCAACGCTTCAGCGATTTTCGGCATGTTTTCAAGGCTACCGGCTGAGCTCGGCGTCACCAGAAAACGACCATCAATCACCAGGGCAGGCACACCCATTAACTTCATTTTGCGCATACGGTTATTGGCATCATTCACTTCGCTGCGCACACTAAAGTCAGTCAGCGCTTGCTTGGCCTCTTCTTCGCTGACGCCGTAGTTGGCAAAGAAAGCTGCAATCTCATCGGGCTCTGTGAGCGACTGATTTTCCTGGTGGATGGCGTTAAAGAAGTCAGCGTGCAACTCCTCTTCGATGCCCAGCGACTCAGCTGCATAGAATGCTGTAGCGTGGGTATTCCAATCCCCGCCCATGGTGGCAGGCATTTTGACGACACTAACGTCATCGTCCAGAGTCTCGTACCACTCGTTAATCGGCGTTTGCAGGCGGTAGCAGTGCGGGCAGCCAAACCAAAATATTTCGGTGACTTCAATTTGCCCGTCGTCAACCTGTGTCTCTACCGGCGATTCAAGCACCTCATAGTGCTGACCTTCCACCACTTCCTGGGCACTCACTGCCGCAGAAAGCCCTAAACCGGCCAGTGCGACCATTACCGTTTTAAACATCGCTCGCGTTTTAGACATTGTAAAAGCTTCTCCATGGGTAAGCGGAAAGTGAGACCGTGAATACATTAGCGGGTTCCCTCAGCTAGCAAACGTTACCAAGAACGTTGCTAGTGAGAACCCGCAAACGGCATAAGGAAGTATTTAGGCTGTCTATGTGTGGTGTTAAACGCTAGGGCTTAAAACGTTAGTTCAAACCCAACACTCAGTTCAAACCCAACACATAGTTAGCCACTGCTTCCATATCGTTGTCGCTCATTTTTGAAGCGATGTCGCCCATGATGTTATTGGGGCTATTGTTACGATCACCTGACGCGAATGCCTGCAGCGTTGAGACCGTGTACTGAGCGTGTTGCCCAGACAAGCCAGGGTAAACGGCGCTGCCGATACCGACGCCCGTGGGAGTATGGCAAGCAGAACAGGCGGGAATACCCTTGGACATATCGCCAGCGCGGTAAAGCTCTTCACCGCGTGCCAGTAGCTCAGCGTCTTCGTCACTGGATTGGCCCAGGTTGGCGTCTTGGCGCGCAAAGTGCGCCGCCACATCCCAAGCGTCCTGGTCAGAGAAGTCATCAACTTGACCGGCCATTTGGGGAACCATGCGGTTGCCATCGCGAATGTCCATAATCTGTTTCGCCAGATAGGACATCTGCTGACCCGCCAGGTTAGGAAAAGCGCCCGATGGGCTAATGCCCTGCTGCCCATGGCAGGCGGCGCAGGTTTGGGCCATTTCCTGGCCAGCGGATGCGTCAGCATCGGCTTGGTAGTCCGTTTGAGCGTGGGCGATGCCAACGGCGCCCATGGTAATTGCTAGGCTTGCCAGTAACTTTCTCATTGCTATTCCACTATGCCGTTTTATGTTTGACTGGTACGCACCCTGGGCGCTTCCCAGGTTTCACAAGTTACCAGGGTTAGCTCCGCCAATACCAACCTTCGCTAATACCAACAACGTATCGCGATGGTACACTAGCGCCTCAGGTCGCAGATATAAACCGCTTGCATTATAACGAATCACCCCAGCGGCGGGAATGCAAGTACTGACCTGCTTTAGGGGTAATTCGTCGCGGTACTGCTCTCAATTCTCTATCATGAGTCGCTATTATGCGTCCTACTTTACCTGATGGTGAGGCAATAATGAGGTGATAGTACGCAGAGTAGACCGCTTTTATGTTCGTTTTTCAGGATCAACCCCATGACTACCCCCCATGATAGCCCAATCCCTCGGCTGAACTACCCGACGGCAAGTTTTCTTATCAGCGCCCCCACCCTGGCCCTGTGCCCGGATGACACCGGCGCTGAGGTGGCCTTTGCCGGGCGTTCAAACGCAGGCAAATCAAGTGCTATCAACGCATTAACACAACAAAATGCGTTAGCGCGCACCTCGCGCACACCGGGGCGCACCCAGCTGATCAACTTTTTCAGCGTTATGAACGACGCGTCGCGGCGCTTGGTCGACCTGCCCGGCTATGGCTACGCCAAGGTTCCGGAGGCGGTCAAGCTAGAGTGGCAAAAGCACCTAGCGGAGTACCTGCGCAACCGTTACAGCCTACGCGGCTTAGTACTGCTAATGGACGTGCGCCACCCGCTCACCGAGTTCGACCAAATGATGCTCGACTATGCCGACCAGCGCGGAATGCCGGTGCATATTTTGCTTACCAAAGCCGACAAGCTGAAGAAAGGCCCTGCCAGCGCTGCGCTGCAAAAAGTACGCTCGCGTTTGAAGGATTGGGAAGACCTCGTCTCCGTTCAGCTGTTCTCTTCACTCAAGCGCGACGGCGTCGATACGCTATCCCAGAAACTCAATCAGTGGCTGTATACACCGCCTGAATGATGCATCTCTAGCTTCTCCAGCACACTGGGTAGCTCTTTAATATGGGCAATGCGGTGCACACGCGGGGGAAGCGGTTGATCCTCCGCTTCAGAAATCCAGACCGCGTGCATGCCCAGCTGCTGGGCAGGGAGCACGTCCTCCTGCCACGAGTCACCCACGTGCATGGCGCATTCAGGGGCCACGTTTAAGCGCGACAGCGCGGTGAGAAACGGCGTAGGATCGGGCTTGGGCGCCAGTAGCTCGCCCGCAGCAATGGCGACCGGAAAATAGCTGGCCAGCGGCTGACGTTTAAGATGTATATTGCCGTTGGTGATCGCCGCCAACTGATAGCGCTCCGCTAAGGCAGCCAGTAAACCGGCCGCTTCAGGGTGGGGCGTGACCTGTACACGCAGGCGGTGAAACTCATTCATCGCCGCCCCTGCCCACATCAACGCAGCACTGCGGTGCAGACCGGCGCCTTCTAACTGAGCCTCCAGGGCGCGCAAACGTAGCCAAGTGAAGTCGCCGCGCCGTTCGGGCACCTCTTTAGCCAACTGTTGACGACGCTGAAGGTAATCCAGCCCGCCCTCTTCGTGGGATAACGCCAGCGCTGTTTCCTGGCGTGCCGCTCGCCATGCCTCAAGCGCCTCCAGCAGCCAGCGGTAGTGGCCCTCTTCGGTACGCGCCATCACGCCGTGGTTATCCCACAACGTGTCATCGAGATCGAAGGTGATTGCCTGCAGCATCGTCATGGTTTACTCCTGGGGCTATTTTTGCGGTCGCTGGGGCCTCGTTTGGCGCGGGGGTGGGCGGCATCGTAGCTGGTCGCAAGATGCTGCCAATCAAGCCGGGTATAGATTTGCGTAGTCGACAGATTGGCGTGGCCCAGCAACTCCTGTACGGCGCGAAGATCCTGGCTCGACTCCAACAGATGGCTAGCAAAGGAGTGACGCAACCGGTGAGGGTGCAGGTGTTCGGGCAGGCCACGGGCAAGCGACAGCTGCGCTAAGCGCTTTTGAATGGCACGATGCCCTAAGCGCTGCCCGCGCTGGCCCACAAATAGCGCCTGCTCAGTAATAGGTGCCAGCACTGAGCGACACCCCAGCCACTCGGCCAGCGCCTGCTGGGCGCGGCGCCCTACCGGCACTTGACGCGGCTTGCCGCCTTTACCGATTACCCTTACCCGGCTGTTCTGCAAATCGCCCAAATCAAGGGCCGCCAGCTCCGCTAAGCGCAAACCGCTGGAGTAAAACAGCTCAAGGATCGCCTGATCCCGCATGCCCAATGGAGAGCCATCGTGGGGGGTATCAAGAAAGCGCGCCAAAGCATCGACATCCACTGGGCGCGGCAGGTGGCTCGGCTGTTTAGGCGTACGCAGTAGCCCCACCGGGTTATCGACCAGCGCGCCCTGCTTGACCAGGTAATCGGCAAAGCGGGACAGCGCCGCCCGTCGCCGGGCCAGGCTTCTAGGCGCCAGGCCACGACTACGCTCCGCCCCTAAAAACGCCCGCAGCAGAGCGGTATCTAACGCCGCGGGATCCGTCACATCGCGCCGCTCGGTGAAGCGACACAGGGCGGCCAGATCGTGCCGATAAGCCGCCACCGTGGCAGGACTTGCATGAGACGCCAGCGCCGCTAGAAAGGCCTCAACGCGCTTGGCTATCGGTGTCTCAGCCAGGGATGGCTCATCTAGCGTTGAGTCAGCCATGATCGCCCAGGCGAATCAGCAGGCGCGCGACGATATCGCCCAAGTACTCGGTGAACAGCGTGTCCATACTGGCCCGGTAAGCGTCTGGGCTGGGGCTGGCTAGCAGCAAATAGCCCAAGGGGTCGCCCGCTGAGAGGCGCGAAATAGCGCAGGAGCCTGCTTTACGGGGCGCTTTGACATGGGGCAGCAGGCATTTCCAGTCGCTAACGCTAAGCTTAACGCAGCGGCTGGTACGGCCATCCAACAACGCCGAAAGCCGCGCACTGGCGTGCTGATCCAGCACATGGCGAGGCGGCTGGGGCGGCGTCGGCTCACTATCGCTTAACGTGGCCGGACACCACAGCGCCATGGCCGGGGTTTCAAAGCGCTCGCTAAGCTGAGTGGCCAACGCTTGCGCCAGCGCATCGCGATCCGGCGCTTCCACCAGGGCTATCAACGTTTCCCGCAGCCGGCGGTACTGTGACTCGTTATGGCGAGCGGTCTCCAGCAGGTGCTCCAGGCGGCCCTCGGCGGTTTCCGCGCGCTTACGCAGATCTAACACCAGGCGCTCGAGCAGTGACACCGACCCGTCGATATGCGGATGGGGAACCTGCAGTTGCTGCAGAAGCCCTTCCCGGCCGACGAAAAAATCGGGATGGCGCGCCAGCCAGAACGCCACTTGATCAGGCTCGAGCGTTTTGCGGGGTTCGGGGGCTTGTGACATCGCCGTTCTCCTCGAATTAATTAAGTGCTACGCGGCCATCGAAAACCCGTGTAGCTGGCCCCACCATCGTTAGCGCCCCTTCCGGGTCAGGCCACTCAATGCTGAGCTCTCCACCAAGCAAATGAACCTTTACGGGGCTTTTCAGCAGCCCCTGACGAATGCCGCTGGCCACCGCGGCGCAGGCACCGGTACCGCAGGCCAGGGTTTCTCCGCTGCCGCGTTCGTACACGCGCAAACGAATTTCACTAGGCGAGAGTACCTGCATAAAGCCCACGTTAACACGCTTAGGAAAACGCGGATGCGCCTCGACCAATGGCCCTAGGCGCTCGACCGGGGCTTTATCCACGCTGTCGACCTGCAGCACCGCATGGGGGTTGCCCATGGAGACCACGCCGATCTGCAGCGTTTCATCGCCCACTTCGAGCTGATGTAGGGGTTGATCCCCTGGGGCATCGAACGGCAGCGCCAGAGGGCTAAACCGCGGGCGGCCCATATCTACCCGCACCATGCCGTCGTGCTGCACGGTCAGCACCAACGGCCCTCCGGCGGTTTCCACATGAATTTCATGCTTGTGGGTTAGCCGCTGATCGCGCACGAAGCGGGCAAAACAGCGCGCGCCATTGCCGCAGTTTTCCACTT
This Vreelandella neptunia DNA region includes the following protein-coding sequences:
- a CDS encoding TRAP transporter substrate-binding protein; translated protein: MKAKTLPVAIAMTTALSASLLVVSSFDNQAQAQEDEFRWKMVTSWPKNFPGVGQGPERLSQLVDEMSDGRLTIEVFGAGQLVPGFEVFDAVSDGTAELGHSASYYWKGKAPAAQFFAAVPFGMNAQEMNAWLSYGGGMELWNELYDDFGVDVMVAGASGVQMGGWYNKEINSVADLDGLKMRMPGLGGEVMSRMGVAIVNMPGGEIFTSLQSGAIDATEWIGPYNDLAFGLHQAADYYYYPGWHEPTVMFEAIVNEEAFAELPADLQAILRTAISDINQSVLDEYTARNNDALETLVNEHDVELRRIPDDVLAQAREHSQDVVAELAESSELATRIYDSYQAFQEKVEDYHAISEQAYYNARSPEGDTSE
- a CDS encoding TRAP transporter large permease is translated as MLEFMPVILFAVICIVLMFGFPVALSLAGTALLFAGMGLGLEAIGIDANFDSGYLAALPNRLYGIMTNQTLLAVPLFVLMGVLLEKSKVAETLLDAMALLFGAMRGGLGISVTLVGMLMAASTGIVGATVVTMGLMSLPTMLKRGYSTSLATGTICATGTLGQIIPPSIALVLLGDVLSSAYQQAQLDMGIFSPKTVSVGDLFMGALVPGLLLVVMYMIYVAMVAWLRPHMAPAADREELMAELGHTSGIGMLLLKGLVPPVVLIVAVLGSILSGFATPTEASAVGAFGALVLALAYRQLDWATLKDVLRSTTHVTTMVFLILIGAALFSLVFRAYGGEHMVTELFEGMPGGVVGATIIVMLVIFLLGFILDFIEITFVVVPIVGPILLAMGLDPIWLGIMIAINLQTSFLTPPFGFALFYLRGVAPPSVSTSAIYRGVIPFILMQLGMLLMLSFFPQLATWLPAQFG
- a CDS encoding TRAP transporter small permease subunit produces the protein MSDTTQLPAFIGALDRASEWFGRTLAWLIIIMMLIQFAIVLLRYAFSVNSIFMQELVMYMHASVFMLAAAYTFRHDGHVRVDIFYRGMTPRRQALINVVGIITLLIPVMIFIIASSLGYVANSWRILETSSDYGGIPAVYALKTLIPLFAVLMIVQGVIEIVRNGYVMAGRIVPSAAGGNHLEERV
- a CDS encoding endonuclease/exonuclease/phosphatase family protein; its protein translation is MLREARERDETAINGPRSTLFEDGHLRLLTFNLQVGIQTSAYHHYVTRSWQHLLPNPRRQKRLDVMGEVLSKFDVVGLQEVDGGSFRSSRVNQVEYLAAKAGFPHHVQQLNRNLGRIAQHSNGLLSRLVPSQIEEHRLPGAMPGRGAIHARFGEGPDALHIFVAHLALSHRGRVRQLNYLSDIIQPLRHVVVMGDLNCTPDQLHAHERFSASLPLHPVKPLLSYPSWQPRHALDHILLSQSLEAAEVRVLDHLFSDHLPIAVDLPLPEACLAAIRSSV
- a CDS encoding thiol:disulfide interchange protein DsbA/DsbL, translated to MFKTVMVALAGLGLSAAVSAQEVVEGQHYEVLESPVETQVDDGQIEVTEIFWFGCPHCYRLQTPINEWYETLDDDVSVVKMPATMGGDWNTHATAFYAAESLGIEEELHADFFNAIHQENQSLTEPDEIAAFFANYGVSEEEAKQALTDFSVRSEVNDANNRMRKMKLMGVPALVIDGRFLVTPSSAGSLENMPKIAEALVEQVREERAE
- a CDS encoding c-type cytochrome; its protein translation is MRKLLASLAITMGAVGIAHAQTDYQADADASAGQEMAQTCAACHGQQGISPSGAFPNLAGQQMSYLAKQIMDIRDGNRMVPQMAGQVDDFSDQDAWDVAAHFARQDANLGQSSDEDAELLARGEELYRAGDMSKGIPACSACHTPTGVGIGSAVYPGLSGQHAQYTVSTLQAFASGDRNNSPNNIMGDIASKMSDNDMEAVANYVLGLN
- the yihA gene encoding ribosome biogenesis GTP-binding protein YihA/YsxC, translated to MTTPHDSPIPRLNYPTASFLISAPTLALCPDDTGAEVAFAGRSNAGKSSAINALTQQNALARTSRTPGRTQLINFFSVMNDASRRLVDLPGYGYAKVPEAVKLEWQKHLAEYLRNRYSLRGLVLLMDVRHPLTEFDQMMLDYADQRGMPVHILLTKADKLKKGPASAALQKVRSRLKDWEDLVSVQLFSSLKRDGVDTLSQKLNQWLYTPPE
- a CDS encoding HAD family hydrolase, whose protein sequence is MTMLQAITFDLDDTLWDNHGVMARTEEGHYRWLLEALEAWRAARQETALALSHEEGGLDYLQRRQQLAKEVPERRGDFTWLRLRALEAQLEGAGLHRSAALMWAGAAMNEFHRLRVQVTPHPEAAGLLAALAERYQLAAITNGNIHLKRQPLASYFPVAIAAGELLAPKPDPTPFLTALSRLNVAPECAMHVGDSWQEDVLPAQQLGMHAVWISEAEDQPLPPRVHRIAHIKELPSVLEKLEMHHSGGVYSH
- a CDS encoding tyrosine recombinase XerC; its protein translation is MADSTLDEPSLAETPIAKRVEAFLAALASHASPATVAAYRHDLAALCRFTERRDVTDPAALDTALLRAFLGAERSRGLAPRSLARRRAALSRFADYLVKQGALVDNPVGLLRTPKQPSHLPRPVDVDALARFLDTPHDGSPLGMRDQAILELFYSSGLRLAELAALDLGDLQNSRVRVIGKGGKPRQVPVGRRAQQALAEWLGCRSVLAPITEQALFVGQRGQRLGHRAIQKRLAQLSLARGLPEHLHPHRLRHSFASHLLESSQDLRAVQELLGHANLSTTQIYTRLDWQHLATSYDAAHPRAKRGPSDRKNSPRSKP
- a CDS encoding DUF484 family protein, encoding MSQAPEPRKTLEPDQVAFWLARHPDFFVGREGLLQQLQVPHPHIDGSVSLLERLVLDLRKRAETAEGRLEHLLETARHNESQYRRLRETLIALVEAPDRDALAQALATQLSERFETPAMALWCPATLSDSEPTPPQPPRHVLDQHASARLSALLDGRTSRCVKLSVSDWKCLLPHVKAPRKAGSCAISRLSAGDPLGYLLLASPSPDAYRASMDTLFTEYLGDIVARLLIRLGDHG
- the dapF gene encoding diaminopimelate epimerase, coding for MLLHFTKMHGLGNDFVMVDLVTQRARLDEAQIRTLADRRFGIGFDQLLVVEPPRDPEMDFRYRIYNADGSEVENCGNGARCFARFVRDQRLTHKHEIHVETAGGPLVLTVQHDGMVRVDMGRPRFSPLALPFDAPGDQPLHQLEVGDETLQIGVVSMGNPHAVLQVDSVDKAPVERLGPLVEAHPRFPKRVNVGFMQVLSPSEIRLRVYERGSGETLACGTGACAAVASGIRQGLLKSPVKVHLLGGELSIEWPDPEGALTMVGPATRVFDGRVALN